The following proteins come from a genomic window of Streptomyces sp. NBC_01716:
- a CDS encoding SDR family NAD(P)-dependent oxidoreductase, whose product MNFPQTGRRVLVTGASRGLGRAVSRAFAANGDRVAVHYGTREEDARHTLDSLDGTGHTLLGGDLSDPEGAARIADAAHEALGGIDVLVNNAAVNERHPLPTTSYEDWAASWQRHLSVNLLGTALLSHRAARSMIDRGTGGRIVNIGSRGAFRGEPDHPAYGATKAAVHALGQSLAVSLAPYGIGVASVAPGFFDTERVADRLTGAEGEAIRAQSPFGRVASADEIAAAVLWLASPEAEWSSGTVLDLNGASYLRT is encoded by the coding sequence ATGAACTTCCCGCAGACCGGCCGCCGGGTCCTGGTCACCGGTGCCTCACGAGGGCTCGGCCGCGCCGTCTCCCGCGCCTTCGCCGCCAACGGAGACCGCGTCGCCGTCCATTACGGCACCCGTGAGGAGGACGCGCGCCACACCCTGGACTCCCTCGACGGCACGGGCCACACGCTGCTGGGCGGCGACCTGTCGGACCCCGAGGGCGCGGCGCGGATCGCCGACGCGGCGCACGAGGCACTGGGCGGCATCGACGTGCTCGTGAACAACGCGGCGGTGAACGAGCGTCATCCGCTCCCCACGACCTCGTACGAGGACTGGGCGGCGAGCTGGCAGCGCCATCTGTCGGTGAACCTGCTCGGTACGGCGCTGCTCAGCCATCGCGCCGCGCGGTCCATGATCGACCGCGGCACGGGCGGCCGGATCGTCAACATCGGTTCACGCGGCGCTTTCCGGGGCGAGCCCGACCATCCCGCGTACGGCGCCACGAAGGCGGCGGTGCACGCGCTGGGCCAGTCGCTCGCGGTCTCGCTCGCGCCGTACGGCATCGGCGTCGCCTCCGTCGCGCCGGGCTTCTTCGACACCGAACGGGTGGCCGACCGGCTGACGGGGGCGGAGGGCGAGGCGATCCGGGCGCAGAGCCCGTTCGGCCGGGTGGCGAGCGCAGACGAGATCGCGGCGGCCGTCCTGTGGCTGGCCTCCCCGGAGGCGGAGTGGTCGTCAGGCACCGTCCTGGACCTCAACGGCGCGTCGTACCTGCGGACTTGA
- a CDS encoding protein kinase domain-containing protein yields MTDPLLPGDPTTLGSVRLLGRLGAGGMGRVYLGRTTGGRLVAVKTVHAHLAAEPHFRERFRREAAAARAVTGAHTAAVLDADPTSEVPWLATAYLPGVTLRRAVAAAGPLGVTVVRSLGAALAEALTSIHGAGLVHRDLKPSNVLVTAEGPRVIDFGIARALGDHGMTEAGDIIGTPGFIAPEQITGDSPVTASADVFALGAVLAFAATGRNPFGDGTVAILLYRAVHEEPDLDEVPPELRGLVADCLNKGPAHRPSVGEVLERTADPQAPLWWREEPLRSLVQGDDTAKDDEAPPRERTAVVPTKQVTNPRPPAPRPDRGRAPGPDLAFRRAKRIERRQLARRGVLVAGATSLTGLLGVSVVRGWGNSPSGDLTTGGVAQLTLRKGSATPGALRWSLTAEPDGIDALLLSGGTLLLHGRLSGTNGYVRACAASDGAGRWELEATASAPSVWGVADGVLVAPDVGLPVVALGSGKKRAEADPIQRLPPVWVTVADGAAISSYEDQEDEKELMAVDLGTGAMRWERELGRTQPPAVLGRTLLLATTLGWRVDGVDAASARTIWTYEGLKADSGQSLAATALPDAGNFAVLTTEGRLHIIRARGGERVAVAARTYAVTPGATAIGAAGSTGLLATAGELHGFDPADGKPRWLRSRPTLGVETSWPRRTGGLRDPVSAGGLVLHWSKADTLEAVDFMSGQPRWTRRLTGIAKVPPVVAGKTVYAASGDTCTALRLADGAPLRAWSLPDIIDGLAADASGWYGRIGTSAVRAYNGV; encoded by the coding sequence ATGACCGATCCCCTCCTGCCCGGCGACCCCACCACCCTCGGCTCCGTACGGCTGCTCGGCCGGCTCGGCGCCGGTGGCATGGGCCGGGTCTATCTGGGCCGTACGACCGGTGGCCGGCTGGTCGCGGTGAAGACCGTGCACGCGCACCTCGCGGCCGAACCGCACTTCCGCGAGCGGTTCCGGCGCGAGGCCGCCGCCGCCCGCGCCGTGACGGGTGCGCACACTGCGGCGGTGCTCGACGCCGATCCCACGTCCGAAGTGCCGTGGCTGGCCACCGCCTACCTGCCGGGCGTCACGCTGCGGCGGGCGGTGGCCGCCGCCGGGCCGCTGGGCGTGACGGTCGTACGGTCGCTGGGCGCGGCGCTCGCCGAGGCGCTGACGAGCATTCACGGCGCGGGACTCGTGCACCGCGACCTGAAGCCGTCCAACGTCCTGGTCACCGCCGAGGGGCCGCGCGTCATCGACTTCGGGATCGCGCGTGCGCTCGGGGACCACGGGATGACCGAGGCCGGGGACATCATCGGGACACCCGGATTCATCGCGCCCGAGCAGATCACGGGCGACTCCCCGGTGACGGCGTCGGCCGACGTCTTCGCACTGGGCGCGGTCCTCGCCTTCGCCGCCACCGGCCGCAATCCCTTCGGGGACGGAACGGTGGCGATCCTGCTCTACCGGGCCGTGCACGAGGAGCCCGACCTGGACGAGGTGCCTCCGGAGCTGCGGGGGCTGGTCGCCGACTGTCTCAACAAGGGCCCGGCGCACCGGCCTTCGGTCGGCGAGGTGCTGGAGCGGACAGCCGATCCGCAGGCGCCGCTGTGGTGGCGCGAGGAGCCGCTGCGGAGTCTCGTACAGGGTGACGACACGGCAAAGGACGACGAGGCCCCGCCGCGCGAGCGGACGGCGGTGGTTCCCACGAAGCAGGTCACGAACCCCCGTCCCCCGGCGCCTCGTCCCGACCGCGGGCGCGCCCCCGGTCCCGACCTCGCCTTCCGGCGCGCGAAGCGCATCGAGCGGCGTCAACTGGCCCGCCGGGGAGTGCTGGTGGCCGGCGCCACCTCCCTCACCGGGCTGCTCGGCGTCTCCGTCGTACGCGGCTGGGGAAACTCCCCCTCCGGCGACCTCACCACCGGTGGCGTCGCCCAACTCACCCTCAGGAAGGGCTCGGCGACCCCGGGCGCGCTCCGCTGGAGTCTCACCGCCGAGCCGGACGGCATCGACGCCCTGCTGCTCTCCGGCGGCACCCTGCTGCTGCACGGGCGACTGAGCGGTACCAACGGTTACGTCCGCGCCTGCGCGGCATCGGACGGTGCCGGCCGCTGGGAACTGGAAGCCACGGCGAGCGCGCCGAGTGTGTGGGGCGTGGCGGACGGGGTTCTGGTCGCGCCCGACGTCGGGCTGCCCGTCGTTGCCCTCGGCTCCGGAAAGAAGCGCGCCGAGGCCGACCCGATTCAGAGGCTGCCACCCGTCTGGGTCACCGTCGCCGACGGTGCGGCGATCTCGTCGTACGAGGACCAGGAGGACGAGAAGGAGCTGATGGCCGTCGATCTGGGCACCGGGGCGATGCGCTGGGAGCGCGAACTCGGCCGCACGCAGCCACCGGCGGTACTGGGCCGCACCCTGCTGCTGGCCACCACCCTGGGGTGGCGGGTGGATGGTGTCGACGCCGCGTCGGCCCGGACGATCTGGACGTACGAGGGGTTGAAGGCCGACTCCGGCCAGTCCCTCGCCGCCACCGCGCTGCCGGACGCGGGGAACTTCGCCGTACTCACCACGGAGGGCAGGCTGCACATCATCCGCGCCCGTGGCGGAGAGCGCGTCGCCGTCGCCGCACGCACCTACGCCGTGACCCCGGGTGCCACGGCCATCGGCGCGGCGGGCTCCACCGGTCTGCTGGCCACGGCGGGCGAACTGCACGGCTTCGATCCGGCCGACGGGAAGCCGCGCTGGCTGCGGTCGCGCCCCACGCTCGGCGTCGAGACGAGCTGGCCACGGCGGACGGGCGGACTGCGCGATCCGGTCTCGGCGGGCGGTCTGGTGCTGCACTGGTCGAAGGCGGACACCCTGGAGGCCGTCGATTTCATGTCCGGCCAGCCCCGTTGGACACGACGGCTGACCGGGATCGCGAAAGTACCGCCCGTGGTCGCGGGCAAGACGGTCTACGCGGCGTCGGGCGACACCTGCACCGCGCTGCGCCTCGCCGACGGGGCACCGCTGCGCGCGTGGTCGCTGCCTGACATCATCGACGGGCTCGCGGCCGACGCGTCGGGCTGGTACGGCCGGATCGGCACGTCGGCGGTACGGGCGTACAACGGCGTCTAG
- a CDS encoding serine/threonine-protein kinase: MEELGGYRLVALLGEGGMGQVHLGRAASGRLVAVKTVHEHLATDPLFRERFRREAAAARSVAGPFTAAVLAADPEAVRPWLATEFCTGPTLAGAVSALGPLASGELAALGAALAEAIAAVHAVGLVHRDLKPSNIVVTRDGPMVIDFGIARTAADESLTGSGEVVGSPGFIAPELLTGTGEPGPAVDVFALGALLAYAATGRPPFGTGPVHQVLYRTMHGPADLDGVAGATAGDGAPEWRELLGRCLSQEPGDRPTVAEVLSACAAWTDGDPWWEREAVSGLIRRREEEVAALVAKAPGAEVEAEGEVEAAAETGDEPRDGPQDEPQDAPADAPPAPAATVHGPASGATLAPGAGADTVVSGGRGASRRRFLRWGGAAIAGGAAIGAVAWLTELTGDDEGNGDGAQSGPSGSPGPYTLGRALWTRDIGDATPLRHGEALYLVSDSALTRVDPRTGAVAWSYPAEYIADVVPGDGVVHLARSSGIFMAEITALNAATGAVKWSANPMVRNPHRPPNPSGSATSDPVVSVDGELSALSVSADILCVVTYSPYTTLWERRTAQKRPWRAYGYDPGTGAPLWFHEGAPAEVAGLYERDGRIGVAAASPFTADEKETDEPLTVLRAADGTLDRQIPGGARYPESYLGARGVHYYARAGQLKAVDLATRRTLWSLDQAEEDTDATITPTAAAGLVHTADHRTVKALDAGTGRTRWSSTDVGRPEDGSLTVAGGLVYGLGTAPGGDEAIGEVPGWGVHARNAATGALVWAAETGEVRTVIVRQGAGSDKGAGEGGAGAEAGAEAGLVHVVSASGTLSTFAVPELT; the protein is encoded by the coding sequence GCCACCGAGTTCTGCACCGGGCCCACTCTCGCCGGGGCGGTCTCGGCCCTCGGCCCGCTCGCTTCCGGCGAACTCGCCGCGCTCGGGGCCGCGCTGGCGGAGGCCATCGCCGCCGTGCACGCCGTCGGACTCGTCCACCGTGACCTCAAACCGTCGAACATCGTCGTGACGCGCGACGGCCCGATGGTCATCGACTTCGGGATCGCGCGGACCGCCGCCGACGAGAGCCTGACCGGCAGTGGTGAGGTCGTCGGCTCGCCCGGCTTCATCGCGCCCGAACTGCTCACGGGGACGGGTGAACCCGGCCCGGCCGTCGACGTGTTCGCGCTCGGGGCGCTCCTCGCGTACGCGGCGACCGGCCGTCCGCCGTTCGGCACCGGCCCGGTGCACCAGGTGCTGTACCGGACGATGCACGGCCCCGCGGATCTCGACGGGGTGGCCGGGGCGACGGCCGGGGACGGCGCGCCGGAGTGGCGGGAGTTGCTCGGGCGCTGTCTGAGCCAGGAGCCGGGCGACCGGCCCACGGTGGCCGAGGTGTTGAGCGCGTGCGCGGCGTGGACCGACGGCGATCCGTGGTGGGAGCGGGAGGCGGTGTCCGGTCTGATCCGGCGCCGCGAGGAGGAAGTGGCCGCGCTGGTCGCGAAGGCGCCGGGGGCGGAGGTGGAGGCGGAAGGGGAAGTTGAAGCGGCGGCCGAGACGGGGGACGAACCGCGGGATGGGCCACAGGATGAGCCGCAGGACGCTCCCGCGGACGCACCCCCGGCACCGGCCGCGACCGTCCACGGCCCGGCCTCCGGGGCGACGCTCGCGCCGGGCGCGGGCGCCGACACGGTCGTGAGCGGGGGCCGGGGCGCGTCACGAAGGCGGTTTCTGCGCTGGGGCGGAGCGGCCATCGCGGGCGGCGCGGCGATCGGCGCGGTCGCCTGGCTCACCGAACTCACCGGCGACGACGAAGGGAACGGCGACGGGGCGCAGTCCGGCCCCTCCGGTTCACCGGGCCCGTACACACTCGGCCGCGCCCTGTGGACCCGCGACATCGGCGACGCCACCCCGCTGCGGCACGGCGAAGCCCTCTATCTGGTCTCCGACTCCGCGCTGACCCGCGTCGACCCGCGAACCGGTGCCGTCGCCTGGAGCTACCCGGCCGAGTACATCGCCGACGTCGTACCCGGCGACGGAGTCGTCCACCTGGCGCGCTCCTCGGGCATCTTCATGGCCGAGATCACCGCCCTGAACGCGGCGACCGGCGCCGTGAAGTGGTCCGCCAACCCCATGGTGCGCAACCCTCATCGCCCGCCGAATCCCAGCGGTTCCGCCACGTCCGACCCGGTCGTCTCGGTCGACGGCGAACTCTCCGCGCTCTCGGTCTCCGCGGACATCCTCTGTGTCGTCACCTACAGCCCGTACACGACACTGTGGGAGCGGCGCACCGCCCAGAAGCGCCCCTGGCGCGCCTACGGTTACGACCCCGGCACCGGAGCACCCCTCTGGTTCCACGAGGGCGCTCCGGCGGAGGTGGCGGGGCTCTACGAGAGGGACGGCCGGATCGGTGTGGCGGCCGCGAGCCCTTTCACCGCCGACGAGAAGGAGACGGACGAACCGCTGACGGTGCTGCGCGCCGCCGACGGCACACTCGACCGTCAGATACCGGGCGGCGCGCGCTATCCGGAGTCATATCTCGGCGCCCGCGGCGTCCACTACTACGCGCGGGCCGGGCAGTTGAAGGCCGTCGACCTCGCGACCCGGCGCACGCTGTGGTCCCTCGACCAGGCCGAGGAGGACACCGACGCCACCATCACCCCCACGGCCGCCGCCGGGCTCGTGCACACCGCCGATCACCGCACCGTGAAGGCACTCGACGCGGGAACCGGCCGTACGCGCTGGAGTTCGACGGACGTCGGTCGGCCGGAGGACGGTTCGCTGACGGTGGCCGGCGGGCTCGTCTACGGACTGGGGACGGCGCCCGGGGGCGACGAGGCGATCGGCGAGGTCCCCGGGTGGGGGGTGCACGCGCGGAACGCGGCGACGGGCGCGCTCGTCTGGGCGGCCGAGACGGGCGAGGTGCGTACGGTGATCGTCCGGCAGGGCGCCGGGAGTGACAAAGGTGCGGGTGAGGGCGGTGCCGGTGCGGAGGCCGGTGCGGAGGCCGGGCTCGTACATGTCGTGTCGGCGTCGGGCACCCTGTCCACCTTCGCCGTACCGGAGTTGACATGA